One Microbacterium sp. W4I20 DNA window includes the following coding sequences:
- a CDS encoding YdeI/OmpD-associated family protein has product MIRLDAAERTVDVPDELAAALDADPTVRAAFDALSYSVRKEHARTVADAKQDATRERRIAKIVDGLRG; this is encoded by the coding sequence GTGATCCGCCTCGACGCCGCAGAGCGGACGGTCGATGTGCCCGACGAGCTCGCCGCCGCTTTGGACGCCGATCCGACGGTACGCGCTGCGTTCGACGCGCTGAGCTACTCGGTGCGCAAGGAGCACGCGCGGACCGTGGCCGACGCCAAGCAGGACGCGACGCGTGAGCGCCGCATCGCGAAGATCGTCGACGGTCTCCGCGGCTGA
- a CDS encoding ROK family transcriptional regulator, whose translation MTDAPEELGGAPAPRENGDGVRARNLARVLRLVHRGGAQSRAQLTAATGLNRSTIADLVGELVTEGWVVERDPDPVGRVGRPSPVVEASPQTVVIAVNPEIDAVEVAAIGLAHNVAVRERIESASLLAAGEVAALVADVVERWRRGPLETARIVAIGVAVPGLVRAADGLVRNAPHLGWTDAPLRALIAEATGLPVAVGNDASLGALAEHLFGAAQGADDVVYLNGGPSGIGGGIIVHGAPVGGVGGYAGEFGQNRVGDGSPTVLEDEVSRARLLDVLGLAAADEATLAEALAAASDDGPVRAECERQRGVLAQAIGDAVNILNPSVVVLGGFLAQLETLDPEGFAADVAGCAMPENAEGLRILPASLAADRLLLGAAEHAFASAGVI comes from the coding sequence GTGACGGATGCTCCGGAGGAGCTCGGCGGAGCGCCGGCACCACGCGAGAACGGCGACGGCGTGCGAGCTCGCAACCTGGCGCGGGTGCTGCGGCTCGTCCACCGCGGCGGCGCGCAGTCGCGTGCCCAGCTAACCGCCGCGACCGGCCTCAACCGGTCGACGATCGCGGATCTGGTCGGAGAGCTCGTGACGGAGGGCTGGGTCGTCGAGCGCGATCCCGACCCGGTCGGACGGGTGGGGCGTCCGTCACCCGTCGTCGAGGCGTCGCCGCAGACCGTCGTGATCGCGGTGAACCCCGAGATCGACGCGGTGGAGGTCGCCGCGATCGGTCTGGCCCATAACGTCGCGGTCCGCGAGCGCATCGAATCGGCATCGCTGCTGGCCGCAGGCGAGGTCGCCGCCCTCGTGGCCGACGTCGTCGAGCGCTGGCGGCGCGGCCCCCTGGAAACCGCTCGGATCGTCGCGATCGGCGTCGCGGTCCCGGGCCTCGTGCGCGCGGCCGACGGACTCGTCCGCAACGCTCCGCACCTCGGCTGGACGGATGCTCCGCTGCGGGCGCTGATCGCCGAGGCCACCGGGCTGCCGGTCGCGGTCGGCAATGACGCGAGCCTCGGCGCACTCGCCGAGCATCTCTTCGGCGCGGCGCAGGGCGCCGATGACGTCGTGTACCTCAACGGCGGGCCCTCCGGCATCGGCGGCGGCATCATCGTGCACGGCGCCCCGGTCGGCGGCGTGGGCGGCTATGCGGGGGAGTTCGGTCAGAACCGGGTCGGCGACGGGAGCCCGACCGTGCTCGAGGACGAGGTCAGCCGGGCCCGGCTGCTCGACGTGCTCGGCCTCGCAGCGGCCGACGAGGCGACGCTGGCGGAGGCGCTCGCCGCGGCATCCGATGATGGACCGGTCCGCGCGGAATGCGAGCGGCAGCGCGGCGTGCTCGCCCAGGCGATCGGGGATGCCGTCAACATCCTCAACCCCTCGGTCGTGGTGCTCGGCGGGTTCCTCGCCCAGCTCGAGACGCTCGATCCCGAGGGCTTCGCGGCGGACGTGGCGGGATGCGCGATGCCGGAGAACGCGGAAGGACTCCGCATCCTGCCGGCGTCGCTCGCGGCCGACCGGCTGCTGCTGGGTGCGGCGGAGCACGCCTTCGCCTCGGCCGGCGTGATCTGA
- a CDS encoding CoA-acylating methylmalonate-semialdehyde dehydrogenase, whose amino-acid sequence MTRTIPHFVGGSLLTPDTGRFADVFDPSTGAVQARVPLASTDEVQSVIANAEEAQIAWGATNPQKRARVLLRFLDLAQREMQSLAELLASEHGKTVDDAKGDIQRGLEVIEFAAGAPHLLKGEYSTGAGTGIDVYSMRQPLGVVAAITPFNFPAMIPLWKAGPALAAGNAVVLKPSERDPSVPVRIAELFLEAGLPAGVLNVVHGDKEAVDALLTDDRIRAVGFVGSTPIAEYIYSTAAAHGKRAQCFGGAKNHMIVMPDADLDQAVDALIGAGYGSAGERCMAISVAVPVGQETADALAAKLLERIAKLRIGPSLAKDVDYGPLVTRAAVERVVGYIQQGVDEGATLLADGRGFTVEGHEEGFYLGPTLFDHVTTDMAIYREEIFGPVLVIARAADYEEALRMASEHEYGNGVAIFTRDGDAARDFAARVEVGMVGVNVPIPVPIAYYTFGGWKRSGFGDLNQHGTDAFRFYTKTKTVTSRWPSGIKDGASFVIPTMH is encoded by the coding sequence ATGACTCGTACTATCCCGCACTTCGTGGGCGGATCGCTTCTCACCCCGGACACGGGTCGCTTCGCGGACGTGTTCGATCCCAGCACCGGTGCCGTACAGGCGCGTGTACCGCTCGCCTCGACCGATGAGGTGCAGAGCGTGATCGCCAACGCGGAAGAAGCCCAGATCGCCTGGGGCGCGACGAACCCGCAGAAGCGCGCCCGCGTGCTGCTCCGCTTCCTCGATCTGGCGCAGCGCGAGATGCAGTCGCTCGCCGAGCTCCTCGCCAGCGAGCACGGCAAGACCGTCGACGACGCCAAGGGCGACATCCAGCGCGGCCTCGAGGTCATCGAGTTCGCCGCGGGCGCCCCGCATCTCCTGAAGGGCGAGTACTCCACGGGTGCCGGCACCGGCATCGACGTCTACTCGATGCGCCAGCCGCTCGGAGTCGTCGCGGCGATCACCCCGTTCAACTTCCCCGCCATGATCCCGCTCTGGAAGGCAGGCCCCGCGCTCGCCGCCGGGAACGCGGTCGTGCTCAAGCCGAGCGAGCGCGACCCCTCGGTCCCCGTGCGCATCGCCGAGCTGTTCCTGGAGGCGGGGCTCCCCGCCGGCGTGCTCAACGTCGTGCACGGCGACAAGGAGGCCGTCGACGCGCTGCTGACCGACGACCGCATCCGCGCCGTCGGCTTCGTCGGATCCACGCCGATCGCCGAGTACATCTATTCCACCGCCGCGGCGCACGGCAAGCGCGCGCAGTGCTTCGGCGGCGCCAAGAACCACATGATCGTGATGCCGGATGCCGACCTCGACCAGGCCGTCGACGCGCTCATCGGCGCCGGTTACGGCTCGGCGGGGGAGCGCTGCATGGCGATCTCGGTCGCGGTGCCCGTCGGACAGGAGACCGCCGACGCTCTGGCGGCGAAGCTGCTGGAGCGCATCGCGAAGCTGCGGATCGGTCCTTCTCTCGCGAAGGACGTCGACTACGGTCCCCTCGTCACCCGCGCCGCCGTCGAGCGGGTGGTCGGCTACATCCAGCAGGGTGTCGACGAGGGTGCGACGCTTCTCGCCGACGGACGCGGCTTCACGGTCGAGGGCCACGAGGAGGGCTTCTACCTCGGCCCGACGCTGTTCGACCACGTCACGACCGACATGGCGATCTATCGCGAGGAGATCTTCGGACCGGTGCTCGTGATCGCGCGAGCCGCCGACTACGAAGAGGCGCTGCGCATGGCGTCGGAGCACGAGTACGGCAACGGCGTCGCGATCTTCACCCGCGACGGCGATGCGGCGCGCGACTTCGCCGCCCGCGTCGAGGTCGGAATGGTCGGAGTGAACGTGCCGATCCCGGTCCCGATCGCGTATTACACGTTCGGCGGCTGGAAGCGCAGCGGCTTCGGCGACCTCAACCAGCACGGCACCGACGCGTTCCGCTTCTACACGAAGACCAAGACCGTCACGAGCCGCTGGCCCTCGGGGATCAAGGACGGCGCCAGCTTCGTCATCCCCACCATGCACTGA
- the xylB gene encoding xylulokinase: protein MALVLGVDSSTQSCKVIVADTSSGLSGTAATGAVIRTGRASHPDGTAVDPEAWWTALQAAIADAGGLDDIEAWAIGGQQHGMVALDSSGAVIRDALLWNDTRSADAATDLVAEFGAQELADRTGVVPVASFTISKVRWLRDAEPENAERVAAIALPHDWLTWRLRGFGPEGASPRGPVLDELVTDRSDASGTGYWNPATGEYDRELLVAALGHDAVLPRVLSAHESVTDAAGRLVAPGAGDNAAAALGLGAGPGDVVVSIGTSGTVFAVSETPSADASGIIAGFASADGHFLPLVCTLNAARVLDVTASLLGVDHDELSRLALAAPSGAAGLALVPYFEGERTPNLPDATATLSGMSLASTTRENLARAAVEGMLSGLGAGLDALREEGVPLRRALLIGGGAQSEAVRAIAPEVLGIPVEVPASEEYVALGAARQAASVLAG from the coding sequence ATGGCCCTGGTTCTCGGCGTCGACTCCTCGACGCAGTCGTGCAAGGTCATCGTGGCGGACACTTCGTCGGGGCTCAGCGGAACTGCCGCGACCGGTGCGGTCATCCGCACCGGTCGCGCCTCCCACCCCGACGGCACCGCGGTCGACCCCGAGGCGTGGTGGACCGCGCTCCAGGCGGCCATCGCCGACGCGGGCGGACTCGACGACATCGAGGCCTGGGCCATCGGCGGCCAGCAGCACGGCATGGTCGCGCTCGATTCGTCGGGCGCGGTCATCCGCGATGCGCTGCTCTGGAACGACACCCGCTCGGCGGATGCGGCCACAGACCTCGTCGCCGAGTTCGGGGCGCAGGAACTGGCGGATCGCACGGGCGTCGTGCCCGTGGCATCCTTCACGATCTCGAAGGTGCGCTGGCTGCGGGACGCCGAGCCCGAGAACGCGGAGCGGGTGGCGGCGATCGCCCTGCCGCACGACTGGCTCACCTGGCGGCTGCGCGGCTTCGGTCCGGAGGGTGCCTCGCCGCGCGGACCCGTGCTCGACGAGCTGGTCACCGACCGCTCCGACGCCTCGGGCACCGGATACTGGAACCCCGCGACCGGCGAATACGACCGCGAACTCCTCGTCGCCGCGCTCGGGCACGACGCGGTGCTGCCGCGGGTGCTCAGCGCGCACGAGTCGGTGACGGATGCCGCGGGGCGTCTGGTCGCACCCGGAGCCGGCGACAACGCCGCAGCCGCCCTCGGTCTCGGTGCGGGACCCGGCGACGTCGTCGTCTCGATCGGCACCAGCGGCACGGTCTTCGCCGTGAGCGAGACGCCGTCGGCCGACGCCTCCGGGATCATCGCCGGGTTCGCCTCCGCGGACGGACATTTCCTCCCGCTGGTCTGCACGCTCAACGCGGCGCGGGTGCTCGACGTGACGGCATCCCTCCTCGGCGTCGATCACGACGAGCTGAGCCGCCTGGCCCTCGCGGCGCCGTCCGGCGCGGCCGGCCTCGCGCTCGTGCCCTACTTCGAGGGTGAGCGCACGCCGAACCTGCCCGATGCGACCGCGACGCTCAGCGGCATGAGTCTCGCTTCGACGACCCGCGAGAACCTCGCGCGGGCCGCCGTCGAGGGGATGCTGTCGGGTCTCGGCGCCGGCCTCGACGCGCTGCGCGAAGAGGGAGTGCCGCTGCGGCGTGCACTGCTCATCGGCGGCGGTGCGCAGTCCGAAGCGGTGCGGGCGATCGCCCCCGAGGTGCTCGGCATCCCGGTCGAGGTTCCGGCATCCGAGGAGTACGTCGCCCTCGGCGCTGCGCGCCAGGCGGCATCCGTCCTCGCCGGCTGA
- a CDS encoding MarR family winged helix-turn-helix transcriptional regulator encodes MTRPRPLPVDPLAEAKRQWVAHGWTDAADGMTVVTSVMRAQQLLLARVDAALKPFALSFARYEVLRLLAFSRAGSLPLSSVVARLQVHATTVTSTAERLVRDGLVVREPHPYDGRAALLALTDAGRDLVERATSALNAEVFAQPGLSPEDAAELVAIVARMRKDAGDFTDPRPQPEAL; translated from the coding sequence GTGACCCGACCCCGCCCGCTCCCCGTGGATCCGCTCGCCGAGGCGAAGCGGCAGTGGGTCGCGCACGGATGGACGGATGCCGCCGACGGCATGACCGTCGTCACCTCGGTCATGCGGGCCCAGCAGCTGCTGCTCGCCCGCGTCGACGCCGCCCTCAAGCCGTTCGCCCTGAGCTTCGCCCGCTACGAGGTGCTGCGTCTGCTGGCCTTCAGCCGCGCGGGGAGCCTGCCCCTGTCGAGCGTGGTCGCCCGACTCCAGGTGCACGCGACGACCGTGACGAGCACGGCCGAGCGTCTCGTGCGCGACGGCCTGGTCGTGCGCGAACCGCACCCGTACGACGGCCGCGCGGCCCTTCTCGCCCTGACCGACGCCGGTCGCGACCTCGTGGAGCGGGCGACCAGCGCACTCAACGCCGAAGTCTTCGCCCAGCCGGGGCTGAGCCCGGAGGACGCGGCGGAGCTCGTCGCGATCGTGGCGAGGATGCGCAAGGACGCCGGCGACTTCACCGACCCCCGCCCCCAACCCGAAGCACTCTGA
- a CDS encoding antibiotic biosynthesis monooxygenase, translated as MSEPITVSIRREVDPERITEATVWVQTGVNLATKYPGFLGSGWVRAGEHSQIWHMLYRFANEESLVAWEKSGERAWWLSMGEGFVRSERSKRRTGIEGWFDEPTTGTITLPTTEGGTTTVAVVPAPPRWKQAISIWLGFFPLNLAFTYAMSPIPGWDALPIWLRVLATTVVLTPIMTYWVLPFVTRSLRGWFAR; from the coding sequence GTGTCCGAACCCATCACCGTGTCCATCCGCCGCGAGGTCGACCCCGAGCGCATCACCGAGGCGACGGTCTGGGTGCAGACCGGGGTGAACCTGGCCACGAAGTATCCGGGATTCCTCGGATCCGGGTGGGTGCGCGCCGGCGAGCACTCCCAGATCTGGCACATGCTCTACCGCTTCGCGAACGAGGAGTCGCTCGTCGCCTGGGAGAAGTCCGGCGAGCGCGCGTGGTGGCTGTCGATGGGCGAGGGGTTCGTGCGCAGCGAGCGCTCGAAGCGCCGCACCGGGATCGAGGGCTGGTTCGACGAGCCCACCACCGGAACGATCACCCTGCCGACCACCGAGGGCGGCACCACCACCGTCGCCGTCGTGCCCGCGCCGCCGCGGTGGAAGCAGGCGATCTCGATCTGGCTCGGCTTCTTCCCGCTGAACCTCGCGTTCACCTATGCCATGAGCCCGATTCCCGGCTGGGATGCTCTGCCCATCTGGCTGCGCGTGCTCGCCACGACCGTCGTGCTCACCCCGATCATGACGTACTGGGTGCTGCCGTTCGTGACGCGATCGCTACGGGGCTGGTTCGCGCGCTGA
- a CDS encoding enoyl-CoA hydratase-related protein, with protein sequence MTEYETILVEQRGRVGWITLNRPEALNALNSRLAEELTAAAAAFDQDEGVGAIVVTGSEKAFAAGADIKEMEDMTGAQMLETDHFGVWHEFAAVRTPVIAAVSGFALGGGCELAMMCDIILASDTAKFGQPEINLGVIPGMGGTQRLIRAVGYYKAAELVLSGRFMGAEEAERSGLVSRVVPASDLLAETEKLASTIASKSLPSVYAAKAALDAAMETTLAEGLAHEKQAFASLFDTVDQKEGMSAFREKRAPEFRNR encoded by the coding sequence ATGACCGAGTACGAGACGATCCTGGTGGAGCAGCGGGGACGCGTCGGGTGGATCACCCTGAACCGTCCCGAGGCGCTCAACGCCCTGAACAGCCGCCTGGCGGAGGAGCTCACCGCGGCGGCCGCGGCCTTCGATCAGGACGAGGGAGTCGGCGCGATCGTGGTGACCGGCTCCGAGAAGGCGTTCGCCGCGGGTGCCGACATCAAGGAGATGGAGGACATGACGGGTGCGCAGATGCTCGAGACCGACCACTTCGGTGTCTGGCACGAGTTCGCGGCGGTGCGCACCCCGGTGATCGCTGCCGTCTCCGGGTTCGCCCTGGGCGGCGGATGCGAGCTGGCGATGATGTGCGACATCATCCTCGCGTCCGACACCGCGAAGTTCGGGCAGCCCGAGATCAACCTCGGCGTGATCCCCGGCATGGGCGGCACGCAGCGTCTCATCCGCGCCGTCGGCTACTACAAGGCCGCCGAGCTGGTGCTCTCCGGACGGTTCATGGGAGCGGAGGAGGCCGAGCGCTCCGGTCTCGTCTCGCGCGTGGTTCCGGCATCCGATCTCCTGGCCGAGACCGAGAAGCTCGCCTCGACCATCGCCTCGAAGTCCCTGCCCTCGGTCTATGCAGCGAAGGCGGCGCTCGATGCCGCGATGGAGACCACTCTCGCCGAGGGGCTGGCGCACGAGAAGCAGGCGTTCGCGTCGCTGTTCGACACGGTCGACCAGAAGGAGGGCATGTCCGCCTTCCGCGAGAAGCGCGCTCCCGAGTTCCGGAACCGCTGA
- a CDS encoding electron transfer flavoprotein subunit beta/FixA family protein — protein sequence MKIFVLVKEVPDTYGDRKLNLETGLADRAAGDLVLDEITERALEVALSHADKNEGTEVVALSMAPAGSTASVRRALAIGAGSAVHIADEELTGADLGLTAEVLAAAIRRGSPDLVITGNLSTDGSGGVIPAMLAEHLGFAQATALSTVEITADGVSGTRSADAGGQPVSASLPAVISITEAMPDARFPNFKGIMAAKKKPLEVLSLADLGVSADPGAAPRTIMTAVSEKPPRAAGVKITDEGDAAEKLVEYLVQNRLV from the coding sequence ATGAAGATCTTCGTCCTGGTCAAAGAGGTGCCTGACACCTATGGCGATCGCAAGCTGAATCTCGAGACGGGCCTCGCCGATCGGGCAGCCGGCGACCTCGTGCTCGACGAGATCACCGAGCGTGCGCTCGAGGTCGCGCTGAGCCACGCCGACAAGAACGAGGGCACCGAGGTGGTGGCTCTCTCGATGGCTCCGGCGGGGTCGACGGCCTCGGTGCGCCGGGCGCTCGCGATCGGCGCCGGGTCTGCCGTGCATATCGCCGACGAAGAGCTCACCGGGGCCGACCTCGGCCTCACGGCCGAGGTGCTGGCTGCGGCCATCCGCCGCGGCTCACCGGATCTGGTCATCACCGGCAACCTGTCGACCGACGGCTCGGGCGGCGTCATCCCCGCCATGCTCGCCGAGCACCTGGGGTTCGCCCAGGCCACGGCCCTGAGCACGGTCGAGATCACCGCCGACGGCGTCTCCGGAACGCGTAGTGCGGATGCCGGAGGCCAGCCGGTCTCCGCTTCTCTCCCCGCCGTGATCTCCATCACCGAGGCGATGCCCGACGCGCGGTTCCCGAACTTCAAGGGCATCATGGCGGCGAAGAAGAAGCCGCTCGAGGTGCTGTCGCTCGCCGACCTCGGCGTCTCGGCCGATCCGGGCGCCGCTCCGCGCACGATCATGACCGCCGTGTCGGAGAAGCCGCCGCGCGCGGCCGGAGTGAAGATCACGGACGAGGGCGACGCCGCCGAGAAGCTCGTCGAGTACCTCGTGCAGAACAGGCTGGTGTGA
- a CDS encoding DUF1905 domain-containing protein: MSELRLHTVLVGRPPAAAIFLTDEQVASFGAGKSFPVAVTIGGRTARLRLSRMGGENMIGFSRAARTEMGL, from the coding sequence ATGAGTGAACTGAGACTGCACACCGTGCTCGTCGGTCGTCCTCCCGCTGCGGCGATTTTCCTCACCGATGAGCAGGTCGCGTCGTTCGGTGCCGGGAAGTCCTTCCCGGTCGCGGTCACGATCGGCGGCCGTACCGCCCGGCTGCGTCTCTCCCGCATGGGTGGCGAGAACATGATCGGGTTCAGCAGGGCCGCCCGCACCGAGATGGGCCTCTAG
- the xylA gene encoding xylose isomerase: MSLTPTREDKFSFGLWTIGYNGTDPFGGPTRPALDVVHAVEKLAELGAYGLTFHDDDLFAFGSTDAERQTQIDRLKGALADTGLIVPMVTTNLFSAPVFKDGGFTSNDRDVRRFALRKVFRQLDLGAELGAKTFVMWGGREGAEYDSAKDIRAALERYREAVNLLGDYVTDKGYDIRFAIEPKPNEPRGDILLPTLGHAIAFIDSLERPELVGVNPEVGHEQMAGLNFTAGIAQALYHGKLFHIDLNGQRGIKYDQDLVFGHGDLHNAFSLVDLLENGGPNGVPAYEGPRHFDYKPSRTEDENGVWDSAAANMRTYLLLKERAAAFRADPEVQEALAAAKVAELSTPTLNPGESYDDFLADRSAYEDFDADAYLGGHGFGFVRLQQLATEHLLGAR; encoded by the coding sequence ATGAGCCTCACCCCGACCCGCGAAGACAAGTTCTCGTTCGGCCTCTGGACCATCGGCTACAACGGCACCGACCCGTTCGGCGGACCCACCCGTCCGGCCCTCGACGTCGTGCACGCCGTCGAGAAGCTCGCCGAGCTCGGCGCCTACGGTCTCACCTTCCACGATGACGACCTGTTCGCGTTCGGATCGACGGATGCCGAGCGGCAGACGCAGATCGACCGTCTCAAGGGCGCGCTGGCCGACACCGGCCTGATCGTGCCGATGGTCACCACCAACCTGTTCAGCGCCCCCGTGTTCAAGGACGGTGGCTTCACCTCGAACGACCGCGATGTGCGCCGCTTCGCGCTCCGCAAGGTCTTCCGCCAGCTCGACCTCGGCGCCGAGCTCGGAGCCAAGACCTTCGTCATGTGGGGTGGCCGCGAGGGTGCCGAGTACGACTCCGCCAAGGACATCCGCGCGGCGCTCGAGCGCTACCGCGAGGCCGTCAACCTGCTCGGCGACTACGTGACCGACAAGGGCTACGACATCCGCTTCGCGATCGAGCCGAAGCCGAACGAGCCCCGTGGCGACATCCTGCTGCCGACCCTCGGCCACGCGATCGCGTTCATCGACTCGCTCGAGCGTCCCGAACTCGTCGGCGTGAACCCCGAGGTCGGGCACGAGCAGATGGCCGGCCTGAACTTCACCGCCGGCATCGCCCAGGCGCTGTACCACGGCAAGCTCTTCCACATCGACCTCAACGGACAGCGTGGCATCAAGTACGACCAGGACCTCGTCTTCGGTCATGGCGACCTGCACAACGCGTTCTCGCTCGTCGACCTGCTCGAGAACGGCGGCCCGAACGGGGTGCCGGCCTACGAGGGTCCGCGTCACTTCGACTACAAGCCGAGCCGCACCGAGGACGAGAACGGCGTCTGGGACTCCGCCGCCGCGAACATGCGCACCTACCTGCTGCTGAAGGAGCGCGCCGCGGCCTTCCGCGCCGACCCCGAGGTGCAGGAGGCACTGGCCGCCGCCAAGGTCGCCGAGCTCTCGACGCCGACGCTCAACCCGGGCGAGAGCTACGACGACTTCCTCGCCGACCGCAGCGCCTACGAGGACTTCGACGCCGACGCCTACCTGGGTGGCCACGGCTTCGGCTTCGTGCGTCTGCAGCAGCTGGCCACCGAGCACCTGCTCGGCGCACGCTGA
- a CDS encoding acyl-CoA dehydrogenase family protein: MTMTTVTTTAEEREAILDAVREFADTELAPYAAERDEKHIFPRESLNKAGELGLGGIYVSEEFGGSGLSRGDTVAIFEELAKGDPAVAAYISIHNMVVWMIDTYGDDAQRGAWLPQLTAMQEFGGYCLTEPGAGSDAANIATSAVRDGDDYVLTGVKQFISGAGEAAVYVVMARTGEPGARGISAFLVAGDAEGLSFGAPEKKMGWHAQPTRQVILDGVRVPASALLGDEGRGFAIAMSALNGGRLNIAACSLGGAQWALDRAVQYVHERVAFGEPLAEKQSIMFAVADMRTDLQAARLMVRDGAQAVDEQAPDATMRCAMAKRFATDAGFDVANRALQLHGGYGYLQDYGIERVVRDLRVHQILEGTNEIMRLIVGREMLRPAGSASLQRNGGDLQRSAS; encoded by the coding sequence ATGACTATGACCACCGTCACCACCACTGCCGAAGAGCGCGAAGCCATCCTCGACGCGGTCCGGGAGTTCGCCGACACCGAGCTCGCGCCGTACGCGGCGGAGCGCGACGAGAAGCACATCTTCCCGCGTGAGTCGCTGAACAAGGCGGGCGAGCTCGGCCTCGGCGGCATCTACGTCAGCGAGGAGTTCGGCGGCTCCGGGCTGAGCCGCGGCGACACCGTGGCGATCTTCGAAGAGCTCGCCAAGGGCGACCCCGCCGTCGCCGCCTACATCTCGATCCACAACATGGTCGTCTGGATGATCGACACCTACGGCGACGACGCCCAGCGCGGAGCGTGGCTGCCCCAGCTGACCGCCATGCAGGAATTCGGCGGCTACTGCCTCACCGAGCCGGGTGCCGGATCGGATGCCGCCAACATCGCGACCAGCGCCGTGCGCGACGGCGACGACTACGTACTCACCGGGGTGAAGCAGTTCATCTCCGGAGCAGGTGAGGCCGCGGTGTACGTCGTCATGGCCCGCACGGGTGAGCCGGGCGCCCGCGGCATCAGCGCCTTCCTGGTCGCCGGGGACGCCGAGGGCCTGAGCTTCGGCGCGCCCGAGAAGAAGATGGGCTGGCACGCCCAGCCCACGCGTCAGGTGATCCTCGACGGCGTGCGGGTTCCGGCATCCGCCCTGCTGGGTGACGAGGGTCGAGGCTTCGCCATCGCGATGTCGGCGCTCAACGGCGGCCGGCTCAACATCGCCGCCTGCTCGCTGGGCGGAGCGCAGTGGGCGCTCGACCGGGCCGTGCAGTACGTGCACGAACGGGTCGCGTTCGGTGAGCCGCTCGCCGAGAAGCAGTCGATCATGTTCGCCGTCGCCGACATGCGCACCGACCTCCAGGCCGCGCGTCTGATGGTGCGCGACGGGGCTCAGGCGGTCGACGAGCAGGCACCCGACGCCACCATGCGCTGTGCGATGGCCAAGCGCTTCGCGACGGATGCCGGGTTCGACGTCGCGAACCGGGCGCTGCAGCTGCACGGCGGCTACGGCTACCTGCAGGACTACGGCATCGAGAGGGTCGTGCGCGACCTGCGCGTGCATCAGATCTTGGAAGGCACGAACGAGATCATGCGCCTGATCGTCGGACGCGAGATGCTGCGGCCCGCCGGGTCGGCATCCCTCCAGCGGAACGGCGGAGACCTCCAGCGGAGTGCGTCATGA
- a CDS encoding SRPBCC family protein, with translation MARFVLETIIAAPPSEVFAASLDPELHVRSMARYGETMVEAPAGGVFTEGTTATWRARHFGIPFRLRSVVFDIDPPRAFSDRQVSGPFGAYLHEHRFAEHPVGTLMRDTVTFRSPLGPLGRIVDAVVMRRYMRRLIAERNETIAAELENRGRTLSS, from the coding sequence GTGGCCCGCTTCGTGCTGGAGACGATCATCGCGGCTCCCCCGTCCGAGGTCTTCGCCGCATCCCTCGATCCCGAGCTCCACGTGAGGTCGATGGCGCGGTACGGCGAGACGATGGTCGAGGCGCCCGCGGGGGGCGTCTTCACCGAGGGCACGACGGCGACATGGCGCGCCCGCCACTTCGGCATCCCGTTCCGGCTGCGGTCGGTGGTGTTCGACATCGATCCGCCGCGCGCGTTCTCGGATCGGCAGGTCTCCGGCCCGTTCGGTGCGTATCTGCACGAGCACCGGTTCGCGGAGCATCCGGTCGGCACGCTGATGCGCGACACCGTCACCTTCCGCTCGCCGCTGGGTCCGCTCGGTCGCATCGTGGACGCCGTCGTGATGCGCCGGTACATGCGCCGGCTCATCGCGGAACGGAATGAGACCATCGCCGCCGAACTCGAGAACCGCGGGCGTACCCTGTCGTCATGA